A genomic segment from Syntrophotalea acetylenivorans encodes:
- a CDS encoding Ppx/GppA phosphatase family protein, translating into MPQKRLAAIDIGTNSIRCIIVEACGESGYRILDDEKATVRLGAGLHRSGNISSQSWQAAGEALSRMRRIAEGFGVRAIEAVATSAVRKACNGQQFLEDMLERGGFPIRVISGEEEAELATLSAWRHFDMKHSRHALIDIGGGSAEIVLATGDHIEEVLSLEAGAIFMTDRFLSSEPILHGDLKGVQKYLRKQTRNLFEKHEFNLQQLIGSGGTITNIGRAVMAQRKESFNSVHGYEVLHSDLVHLLTMLARLTPKERATVPGISPERADIIVAGVAVVEGLMRNLGANILKINERGIREGLIIRSLQKHDLVSGDVSVLNWRTSVEELARSCQANLGHARQVARLALKLFDALREQVFFSEDDLLLLEAAALLHDIGYFISYKSHHKHSYHLIRHARLDGFSPRQKELVANIARYHRAGLPKKKHPNFSHLSAEDQQLVQQLGGILRLADGLDRCRDQRVKELSCRIEGGRLYLKLHADCEDLSVEVYGVNRKGDLFERAFGYKVLVERFS; encoded by the coding sequence TTGCCTCAAAAACGTCTGGCCGCAATCGATATCGGTACCAATTCAATCCGTTGTATTATCGTAGAAGCCTGCGGGGAAAGCGGTTATCGAATTTTGGATGACGAAAAGGCGACTGTTCGTCTTGGTGCCGGGCTTCACCGCAGTGGCAATATTAGTTCGCAAAGTTGGCAAGCTGCCGGAGAAGCGCTGTCACGAATGCGCAGAATTGCTGAGGGCTTCGGAGTGCGGGCGATTGAGGCTGTAGCGACCAGTGCCGTGCGTAAGGCCTGTAACGGACAGCAGTTTTTGGAAGATATGCTGGAGCGGGGCGGTTTTCCTATCCGTGTCATTAGTGGCGAGGAAGAAGCGGAACTTGCCACTCTCAGCGCCTGGCGCCACTTTGATATGAAACACTCTCGTCATGCGCTTATTGATATCGGTGGCGGGAGTGCAGAAATTGTTTTGGCTACTGGAGACCATATAGAGGAGGTGCTTTCCTTAGAGGCCGGGGCGATATTCATGACAGACAGGTTTCTGTCCAGCGAACCGATCCTCCATGGCGATTTGAAAGGGGTGCAAAAGTATCTGCGCAAGCAGACCCGTAACCTGTTTGAAAAACATGAGTTTAACCTTCAACAACTGATCGGCTCGGGTGGTACCATCACTAACATCGGCAGGGCGGTGATGGCTCAGCGTAAGGAATCCTTTAATTCGGTACATGGATATGAAGTGCTCCATTCCGATCTTGTACATCTGTTGACAATGTTAGCTCGTTTGACACCCAAAGAAAGGGCGACGGTACCTGGAATCAGTCCTGAACGGGCCGATATTATCGTCGCGGGTGTTGCCGTGGTCGAGGGGCTTATGAGAAACCTCGGTGCGAATATTTTAAAAATCAACGAAAGAGGTATTCGAGAAGGCCTCATTATTCGCAGCCTGCAGAAGCATGACCTGGTTTCAGGAGACGTTTCTGTCTTAAACTGGCGTACCTCCGTGGAGGAGCTGGCGCGCTCCTGTCAAGCAAACCTGGGCCATGCGAGACAGGTTGCCCGTCTGGCCCTGAAGTTGTTCGATGCTCTGCGGGAACAGGTTTTCTTTTCAGAGGACGATCTTTTGTTATTAGAAGCCGCGGCTTTGTTGCACGACATCGGATATTTTATCAGCTACAAAAGCCATCATAAGCATTCTTATCATCTGATTCGCCATGCTCGACTGGATGGGTTCTCTCCACGACAAAAGGAGTTAGTCGCCAATATTGCGCGCTACCATCGGGCTGGTCTGCCCAAGAAAAAACACCCCAATTTTAGTCACCTGTCTGCTGAGGATCAGCAACTTGTACAGCAACTCGGAGGAATTCTGCGGTTGGCAGACGGATTAGACCGGTGTCGCGATCAGCGGGTTAAGGAGTTGTCCTGTCGTATTGAAGGGGGTCGGTTGTATCTCAAGCTGCACGCTGATTGCGAGGACCTATCCGTGGAGGTCTACGGTGTCAATCGTAAGGGAGACCTGTTTGAAAGGGCTTTTGGGTACAAGGTTCTGGTCGAGAGGTTTTCGTGA
- a CDS encoding DNA gyrase inhibitor YacG: MTSPSEQPKNICTIIKCPTCQQTTRWQNNPYRPFCSNRCRLLDLGCWAEEEYRVSGEDRINISDTEENFE; encoded by the coding sequence ATGACTTCTCCCTCTGAGCAGCCAAAGAATATTTGCACCATTATCAAATGCCCAACCTGCCAGCAGACGACCCGCTGGCAGAATAACCCTTATCGACCTTTTTGCAGCAACCGTTGTCGATTGCTTGATCTTGGCTGCTGGGCCGAGGAAGAATATAGGGTTTCCGGTGAGGACCGGATCAATATTTCGGACACAGAAGAAAACTTCGAATAA
- the queD gene encoding 6-carboxytetrahydropterin synthase QueD — MYYLTIHTQFAAAHNLIHYQGDCENLHGHNWKVEVTVTAKELDKAGLGIDFKVLKRETNKQLDLLDHKYLNDLPAFRESSPSSENIARFLYEQLQGVLNDGNVAVDKVTVWESDYACASYVAD; from the coding sequence ATGTATTATCTTACAATTCATACCCAGTTTGCAGCAGCCCATAACCTGATTCACTATCAGGGAGATTGCGAAAATCTTCATGGTCATAACTGGAAGGTAGAGGTTACCGTGACGGCCAAGGAGTTGGACAAAGCCGGTCTCGGGATTGATTTCAAAGTGCTCAAGCGTGAAACCAACAAGCAGCTGGACCTGCTTGATCACAAATATCTTAATGACCTTCCTGCTTTTCGCGAAAGCAGCCCTTCTTCAGAGAATATTGCCCGTTTTCTTTACGAACAGTTGCAAGGGGTCTTGAACGACGGAAATGTCGCTGTCGATAAGGTGACGGTCTGGGAGTCGGATTATGCCTGTGCCAGCTATGTCGCAGACTGA
- a CDS encoding 7-carboxy-7-deazaguanine synthase QueE — MPVPAMSQTDGQLIELFSSIQGEGLLIGFRQIFIRLALCNLSCRYCDTPFDVADSCRVETAPGAGSFFALPNPVSLDVLSNLIADWLDRLPGGHHSISITGGEPLMQDKVLQGWLPVLGQLLPIHLETNGTLPDAFEPLVPFVDWVSMDIKLASLTGEPTPWLAHEDFLSLASDRGCCVKVVVGTETTVEEVQQAADLVHRKAPSAPLILQPITMAGQVGTAAAHLFRLQEQAARIHGLVRVIPQTHAFLGLL; from the coding sequence ATGCCTGTGCCAGCTATGTCGCAGACTGATGGCCAGCTGATCGAGCTTTTCTCTTCAATCCAGGGAGAAGGGCTGCTGATCGGTTTTCGGCAGATATTCATTCGATTGGCATTATGCAACCTTTCCTGCCGCTACTGTGACACACCCTTCGATGTTGCCGATTCCTGTCGTGTAGAAACCGCCCCCGGTGCCGGAAGCTTTTTCGCTCTGCCCAATCCCGTTTCTCTGGACGTACTGTCTAACCTTATTGCTGACTGGCTTGATCGCCTGCCCGGCGGGCATCACTCCATCAGTATTACCGGCGGTGAACCTTTAATGCAGGACAAGGTTCTGCAGGGATGGCTACCGGTCTTGGGGCAGCTGCTGCCCATACATCTCGAAACAAACGGCACCTTGCCTGATGCCTTTGAACCCCTTGTCCCCTTTGTTGACTGGGTATCAATGGATATCAAGCTGGCGTCTCTGACCGGCGAACCGACCCCATGGCTCGCTCATGAGGACTTCCTGTCGCTGGCATCGGATCGGGGGTGTTGCGTTAAGGTGGTGGTCGGGACGGAAACGACCGTAGAAGAAGTGCAGCAGGCCGCCGATTTGGTGCATCGTAAGGCTCCGTCGGCGCCGCTGATTCTGCAACCGATAACCATGGCAGGACAGGTCGGAACGGCCGCAGCCCATTTGTTTCGTTTGCAGGAACAAGCGGCGCGTATTCACGGGCTGGTGCGGGTTATCCCTCAAACCCATGCTTTTCTCGGTTTGCTGTAA
- a CDS encoding creatininase family protein, which yields MIIEEMTMPEFVRGLEKTRTVLVPFGATEEHGPHLPLNTDTLHAVEVGRKLAEKRAIFIAPPVPYGVCRSTSQHPGTLSISTQTLRALTLDIVSALYRQGLRNVILLTGHAGGTHTSTLIDAGEALLERFCDLKIAVLTEFMLAAKEGRGLIETVDDSHAGEIETSRILNSHPQLVKGEAEREYPSFPVGILVRDKRRFWPGGVWGDPTLASAEKGRLLEDLVVQCLDRFVTRLEEWQE from the coding sequence GTGATTATTGAAGAGATGACGATGCCGGAGTTTGTCCGCGGCCTGGAAAAGACCCGAACTGTACTGGTACCCTTTGGTGCCACCGAGGAACATGGCCCGCACCTGCCTTTAAATACCGATACCCTGCATGCCGTCGAGGTTGGTCGCAAGTTGGCCGAGAAGAGGGCCATATTTATCGCGCCGCCCGTACCTTACGGCGTGTGTCGCTCGACCAGTCAGCACCCCGGCACTCTCTCGATCTCTACCCAAACCCTGCGAGCTTTAACCCTTGATATTGTAAGCGCCCTCTATCGCCAAGGTCTGCGAAATGTCATTCTGCTTACTGGGCACGCCGGTGGCACCCATACTTCGACTCTGATTGATGCCGGGGAGGCCTTGCTGGAGCGTTTCTGCGATTTGAAAATCGCCGTATTGACCGAGTTTATGCTGGCAGCCAAGGAAGGACGCGGGCTTATCGAAACAGTAGACGACTCCCATGCAGGCGAAATCGAAACATCCCGTATTCTTAATTCTCATCCGCAATTGGTTAAGGGAGAAGCCGAACGGGAATACCCGTCTTTTCCCGTGGGGATTTTGGTCCGTGATAAACGCCGGTTTTGGCCCGGTGGGGTGTGGGGAGACCCGACTCTGGCATCGGCAGAAAAGGGCCGCCTGCTTGAGGATTTGGTAGTCCAGTGCCTTGACCGGTTTGTGACCAGACTGGAGGAGTGGCAGGAATAG
- the coaD gene encoding pantetheine-phosphate adenylyltransferase, protein MSEKIAVYPGSFDPITNGHLDIILRGLQIFDKLIVAVAQNVNKKALFDIDERLALIQETLQDYPQIEVDTFDGLLVNYMEEKGARVLLRGLRAVSDFENEFQLAQMNHSLNNQMETLFMMTSVRYGYLSSSIVKEVSSMRGKIDDFVPPCVQKALQLKHPPL, encoded by the coding sequence ATGAGTGAAAAAATAGCCGTATATCCAGGATCGTTCGATCCTATTACCAACGGGCATCTCGATATCATCTTGCGGGGACTGCAGATTTTCGACAAACTCATCGTTGCCGTGGCGCAAAACGTTAATAAAAAAGCCCTGTTCGATATCGATGAACGACTGGCGCTAATTCAAGAAACATTGCAGGATTATCCTCAGATCGAAGTCGACACCTTTGACGGACTGCTGGTTAACTACATGGAGGAAAAAGGGGCTCGGGTTTTATTGCGGGGCCTGCGTGCCGTCTCAGACTTCGAGAACGAATTCCAGTTGGCCCAGATGAACCATTCCCTGAACAACCAGATGGAAACCCTGTTTATGATGACATCGGTTCGCTACGGCTATCTCAGTTCCTCCATCGTCAAAGAGGTCTCCTCCATGCGCGGCAAAATTGACGACTTTGTTCCACCCTGCGTTCAAAAGGCTCTGCAACTGAAACACCCTCCCCTTTAG
- the rsmD gene encoding 16S rRNA (guanine(966)-N(2))-methyltransferase RsmD, whose translation MRIISGSARGTRLASFDGNQIRPTSDRVREALFSMLLSRLGTFSNRRVLDLYAGSGALSLEALSRGATHSTLIDQGSQSAALIEKNAGACRLKDKIRLINGQVLDKLALTQSSAPFDLIFLDPPYDKGLLTPTLEMISDLCLLDEDGIVCVEASTKESIPERIGQLQTDVQRRYGATQVFLLTRCQCEEPHT comes from the coding sequence ATGCGTATCATCAGCGGCAGCGCCAGGGGTACCCGGCTGGCAAGCTTTGACGGCAATCAAATTCGCCCGACCAGCGACCGTGTCCGCGAGGCCCTTTTCAGCATGCTGTTAAGCCGCCTGGGCACCTTTAGCAACCGGCGCGTTCTAGACCTCTATGCCGGCTCTGGAGCCCTCTCATTGGAGGCTCTCAGCCGCGGCGCCACCCATTCAACCTTGATCGACCAGGGGAGCCAGTCCGCCGCCCTTATTGAAAAGAATGCCGGGGCCTGCCGCCTTAAGGACAAGATCAGGCTGATTAACGGCCAGGTCCTTGACAAATTAGCCCTAACGCAAAGCAGCGCCCCCTTTGACTTGATCTTTCTCGACCCACCATACGACAAGGGCCTGCTCACGCCAACCCTGGAAATGATTTCCGACCTATGCCTGCTCGATGAAGATGGTATAGTGTGCGTGGAGGCCTCTACCAAGGAAAGTATTCCTGAACGAATCGGCCAATTACAAACCGATGTCCAGCGTCGCTACGGCGCTACTCAGGTCTTCCTGTTGACCCGCTGCCAATGCGAGGAGCCGCATACATGA